In Dryobates pubescens isolate bDryPub1 chromosome 19, bDryPub1.pri, whole genome shotgun sequence, the sequence TCAGGGAGGCCCTAGCAGACCCCGCagagagccaggctgagctgcccaAGCCCCCCTGAAGGAGGCGCAGGCCCCTGACAGGCGGCTGCAGGGCGGGCGGGCCCGCCCCGGCCCGGCGCATCTTCACTCTCGCACCCCTTGAGCCTTTTTGTCCCTCAGCGGCCGCCGTCAGCGCGGGGCGGGAGGGGCTCCCGCCCGGTGGGGATCACGTGTCGCGATCCACGTGTCGCGATTGGCTCGGGACCacgtgctgggtgccatggcgTCCGCGCCCAAGAGGCCCAAGGTAGCGGCCGGGGCGGTGGCGGGACACGGGCGGGGGCGGCTGCGGGCGTGCCGGGGGCCGAGCTCAGCGCCCGGGGGTTGGGGCGAAGGGGCTGCCGGCCCTCGGTCAGAGCTGTAGGGGGGTCCCCACTGCCGCCCCCCGCTCGACTCCCATCGTGTTTCCATCCGCAGGTGGCTGCCGGCAGCAGCGTCCGGGGGAAGGGCAGCGCCGATCCCATCAGCAGCTTCCTGGCGTGGTGCGGGCGGGCCGGGGTGGAGCTCAGCCCGAAGGTGAGGCAGAAGGCGTTAGGCTGGGCCCTGCCCCACGCCGCTGCTTGCCTCACCGGGGCCCGGCTGTCCTCTCGCCCCAGGTCCGCCTGAGCAGGGAGGGCGCGGTGGCTGGGTACGGCCTGCTGGCCGCCGAGGAGCTGGAGCGGGGAGAGGTCCTGTTCACTGTGCCCCGCACAGCGCTGCTGTCCCAGCACACCAGCTCCATTGGGGGCCTCCTGCAGGAAGGTGAGCGCCACCtcgggcagcagctctgctccggCAGCCCTAGCCTTCACCATAAACCGGCTTGGGATAGCCACGggggaatgctgctgctgggtgaggaaagcagcagcagcccacagcgTCATGCATagagaacagtttgggttggaaatgacctttcaAACCATTGAGACCAACCCTGCCGAAGCACCACTGacccacggccctcagcaccacagctccatggctttgaaacccctccagcgAGGGGGaactcaatcacctccctgggcagcctgagccaggccttgacaacccttctggggaagaaattgttcctccccTGCTACAACTTGAAGCTGTTTACTTTCGTCCagcttcctgggagaagagaccaactccaacctcactgcagcctcctctcagggagctgtagagagcaatgaggtctcccctcagcctcctccagcctaaacagcctcagctccctcagctgttccagcccagccctgttcctcagacccttccccagctttgttgcccttctctagccctgctccagctcctccctgcccttcatggagtgagggtcccagaactgaacccagaagtgaaggtgtggcctcagcagtgcccagcacagggggatgatccctGCCTtactgctgcccacaccattgctgatccaggacTTCAGTTCTTGGAGGAAAAGGCCCAAAGTTGAGCTGAGCTTTTTCTCTGTCCCCTCTGGTTCCTCAGCCCAGGagtccctgcagagccagtctGGTTGGGTGCCCCttctgctggccctgctccatgaGTACACAGCCAGCAACTCCTGGTGGCAGCCTTATTTCTCCCTCTGGCAGGACTTCAGCAGCTTGGATCACCCAATGTTCTGGTAAGGAGAAGCCAAGGGGGGACTGTGGGGTGGCTGAGGGTAGGGGCAGTCCAgtggctgctgccccctgccctgctggggctggagggggtgctgctgggtggtgcAGCCCTTGCCCTGCACTGGCAGTAACCTCAGGGCTCCTCTCAGGCACTACACTTGGGGCTGGAGCTAGCTTCAGGCATAACCAGAACTTGTGCGTGTGGAGAGCACAAGGAAGCTCAGAggtggaaggaggaaggagtttcttgccccttctccctggggaggtggagataaagctgctctgtcctgccccaggcctgaAGAAGAGCGAGCAAGGCTCCTGCAGGGCACAAGCATCCCAGAAGCTGTGGACAAGGACCTTGCCAACATCCAGCTGGAGTACAGCTCCATCATCCTGCCTTTCATGGAGTCCCACCCTGACATCTTTGACCCCAAGGTGCACACACTGGAGCTGTACAAGCAGCTGGTGGCCTTCGTCATGGCCTACAGGTGAGAAGCGAAGGCTGTGCCCTGACAGggagcaagagcagagaaggctcagaggttgTGTTCCTTACAGGCTGCGGTGGCACAAGGCCATGAAGTACAAGCTGAAGctggccctgtgctgcaggttgCACAACTGCCTTGTCTTAGCTTCCAGGAGCCtctggaggaggaagatgaagatgaaaagggccccaacccccccatgatGGTACCCGTGGCAGACATTCTCAACCACGTGGCCAACCACAATGCCAACCTGGAGTACACGCCTGtgagtgcagagcagctgtgccaggcagcagcaggggctggtccctccctgctcagggcggtgccagggcaaggctggctctgcagcctgctcagcctgccagggcagggagctgggcctgGCTCTTGCCAgcgctgcagccaggaggagcttcGGGGCACCGCGGGGCTGGGCGGGGGCAGCGCCGCAGCGCTAAGCGCCTCCCTCGCCCCGCAGCAATGCCTGCAGATGGTCAGCACCCGGCCCATCAGCAAAGGCCAAGAGATCTTCAACACCTACGGGCAGATGGCcaactggcagctgctgcacatgTATGGCTTTGCAGAGCCCTACCCCGGCAACACCAACGACACAGCCGACGTCCAGATGGTGACGCTGCGCCGGGCGGCGCTGCGGCGTGAGTGGCACCGGCCTGGGCACGGCTGGCACCGCACAGCCAcgctgggctggggggcacggagccttcaaagctcatccaggtcAACCCACCCCACTGACAGACAgctgcagctacagcaggttgctcacagccccagccagcctcagctgcactgctgccagccatggggcagctcccagccctctgggcagcctgggccaggctctccccaccctccgggtccaacatttctccttctctccatctccctcttgCTGTACCATCCCCCCCCCTTGGCCTGgtacagcaggccctgctccaaagtctgTCCCCCCAGCTTTCTGAGAGGCCCTTCCagcaccagaaggtctcccaggagccttcccCAACTCTCACTCTTGTCCCATGGTGATGTAAGGAAATGGGGATCAAGGGCAACAGGGTCACcaagcctgccccacagcactgcagctgctggggcttcaCCCATGttttctgcctcctgttccccttctccacccccctgcactcacctccagcagtgcttgcagctctgcttgTCTCCCAAGCAGGTGCCAAGAgcgaggcagagcagcagctggtcaGAGAGCAGTGGGACTTCTTGTGCCAGCTGGAGAtggtgggggaggaaggggccTTTGTGCTTGGCTGGGATGAAGTGCTGACAGAGGAGGAGCTGTCCATGACCCTCAAGGTAAGCACTGCCACGGGGAAGGGCTCTGCAAGCTGGTGCAGTgacccagagcagcctgtggagaGGATCAGCCAAGGGGGACAAGTAGAGGAAGGCATTTTGGGACTTCCAGCCCTGTGGCTGCCCAGTCCCCAGGGTTCAGGAACTGC encodes:
- the SETD6 gene encoding N-lysine methyltransferase SETD6 encodes the protein MASAPKRPKVAAGSSVRGKGSADPISSFLAWCGRAGVELSPKVRLSREGAVAGYGLLAAEELERGEVLFTVPRTALLSQHTSSIGGLLQEAQESLQSQSGWVPLLLALLHEYTASNSWWQPYFSLWQDFSSLDHPMFWPEEERARLLQGTSIPEAVDKDLANIQLEYSSIILPFMESHPDIFDPKVHTLELYKQLVAFVMAYSFQEPLEEEDEDEKGPNPPMMVPVADILNHVANHNANLEYTPQCLQMVSTRPISKGQEIFNTYGQMANWQLLHMYGFAEPYPGNTNDTADVQMVTLRRAALRRAKSEAEQQLVREQWDFLCQLEMVGEEGAFVLGWDEVLTEEELSMTLKVLCMSAEEFQEYKEQDGWEDDSEEEETSTLSNKALSRLKAPCKKLLYDSVLLTLESYRSDLRAEQELLDTKEAFEQLSRREQQALHVRYGQKRILHQLLQLLA